Proteins found in one Erythrobacter sp. KY5 genomic segment:
- a CDS encoding agmatine deiminase family protein yields the protein MAFLMPPEWAPQEWLWIGFPHLAEEWPGWLVPAQEQIAAFANAVAESGQEVRLLVRDADNEARARWLVTDKVTLERRTYGDIWLRDTGPLIVADEGARSAVRFGFNGWGGKYLMPGDRTIGEELARDAGLAVRNSTMVLEGGALDGDGTGLVATTEQCLLNPNRNRKMTRAEIEAELNVMLGFDRVLWLGDGLRCDHTDGHVDNLARFVAPNRLVVPRATGEDDPNAAIYADAKARAEEFGVEVVTIPSPGRIERDSMIEPASYVNFAITSHLVVVPTFGSPHDEDGVAAIAALFPDRETIGLPGGAVLAGGGGFHCASQQMPA from the coding sequence ATGGCTTTTCTGATGCCTCCTGAATGGGCGCCGCAGGAATGGCTGTGGATCGGCTTTCCGCACCTCGCAGAGGAATGGCCGGGCTGGCTTGTCCCTGCGCAGGAGCAGATCGCTGCCTTTGCGAATGCGGTTGCCGAGAGCGGGCAGGAGGTTCGCCTGCTGGTTCGCGATGCCGACAACGAAGCACGCGCAAGGTGGCTCGTGACCGACAAGGTCACGCTTGAACGGCGGACCTATGGCGATATCTGGCTGCGCGATACGGGTCCGCTGATCGTTGCGGACGAGGGTGCCCGGTCGGCGGTAAGGTTCGGCTTTAACGGCTGGGGCGGCAAATACCTGATGCCAGGTGACCGAACCATAGGCGAGGAATTGGCGCGGGATGCTGGGCTTGCGGTCAGAAATTCGACCATGGTTCTTGAAGGCGGGGCGTTGGATGGCGACGGCACCGGACTGGTCGCCACGACTGAACAATGCCTGCTCAACCCCAACCGCAACCGCAAAATGACGCGCGCGGAAATCGAAGCAGAGCTGAACGTGATGCTCGGTTTCGATAGGGTGCTTTGGCTTGGAGATGGCTTGCGGTGCGACCACACCGATGGACATGTCGACAATCTTGCGCGGTTTGTCGCACCCAATCGCCTGGTCGTCCCGCGAGCGACTGGCGAGGATGATCCGAACGCGGCAATCTATGCCGATGCCAAAGCGCGTGCGGAGGAATTCGGCGTTGAAGTCGTGACAATCCCCTCCCCGGGCCGGATTGAGCGCGATAGCATGATTGAACCTGCCAGCTACGTGAACTTTGCAATCACATCACATCTCGTCGTGGTCCCGACTTTTGGCTCGCCCCATGACGAGGATGGCGTTGCCGCGATTGCCGCGCTGTTTCCCGATCGCGAAACCATCGGCCTGCCAGGGGGTGCCGTGCTCGCGGGCGGCGGCGGCTTTCACTGCGCCAGCCAGCAAATGCCGGCCTGA
- a CDS encoding alpha/beta fold hydrolase gives MTDTQFHEMPDGRRIAYRFCPGEGPTLVFLPGYMSDMSGGKASALFEEAQDAGRAALLLDYSGCGQSDGAFADGTLSRWRDEVLALIEAYVGGDVLLVGSSMGGWLMLLVGEALGRRLVGMIGIAAAPDFTRWGYSPDQRETLSRGGIVYEDNPYGPEPTPTHPGFFADAEQLLRLDSEIAIDCPVRLLHGQRDQDVPWETSVKLAAALRSDEVQLCLIKDGDHRLSRETDIALLKAQVDGFY, from the coding sequence ATGACCGACACCCAGTTTCACGAAATGCCCGATGGCAGACGCATCGCTTATCGATTCTGTCCCGGCGAAGGGCCAACGCTCGTCTTTCTGCCCGGCTATATGTCGGACATGTCGGGCGGCAAGGCGAGCGCGCTTTTTGAAGAGGCGCAAGACGCCGGTCGCGCGGCTCTTCTTCTCGACTATTCCGGTTGCGGCCAAAGTGACGGTGCGTTCGCCGATGGCACGTTGTCCAGGTGGCGGGACGAAGTGTTGGCGCTGATTGAAGCATATGTTGGTGGGGATGTGCTTCTCGTCGGCTCATCCATGGGCGGGTGGCTCATGCTTCTGGTTGGCGAGGCGCTGGGGAGGCGCCTTGTCGGCATGATCGGCATAGCAGCCGCGCCGGATTTCACCCGTTGGGGCTATTCACCCGATCAGCGCGAAACGCTCTCCCGCGGCGGGATCGTCTACGAAGATAATCCCTATGGCCCCGAACCAACACCGACCCATCCCGGCTTCTTCGCCGATGCCGAGCAATTGCTGAGGCTCGACAGCGAGATCGCCATCGACTGCCCTGTCCGCCTGCTCCATGGCCAACGTGACCAAGACGTGCCGTGGGAGACGAGCGTCAAACTCGCCGCAGCGCTACGTTCGGACGAGGTACAGCTTTGCCTGATCAAGGACGGTGACCACCGGCTTTCGCGCGAAACCGATATCGCGCTGCTGAAGGCACAGGTTGACGGTTTCTATTAA
- a CDS encoding helix-turn-helix transcriptional regulator: protein MNNRLKVLRAERDWSQQDLADRLGVSRQSVNAIEKGRYDPSLPLAFNISEVFGLPIEQIFSRD from the coding sequence ATGAACAATCGCCTCAAGGTCCTTCGTGCCGAGCGGGACTGGAGCCAACAAGATCTTGCCGACCGGCTCGGTGTAAGTCGGCAGAGCGTGAATGCCATTGAAAAGGGAAGATATGACCCGTCGCTCCCGCTGGCATTCAACATCTCGGAGGTGTTCGGTCTTCCGATCGAGCAGATATTCAGCCGGGATTGA
- a CDS encoding M28 family metallopeptidase, producing the protein MIRRAMALGAAALALAGCDAMMGTGEEAPSLDIPEVEAGELSQATMVDITRELSSDEFEGRMPGTKGEELTVALLTERFEAAGLQPGNGDSWVQEVPLIEITGKNFAPLTITNGETDLVYDFGSEWVGVTYQEEARTQLANSEMVFVGYGINAPERGWNDYEGVDVTGKTVVILVNDPDYETEGLEGTFNGRAMTFYGRWTYKYEEAARQGAAAAIIVHDTEPASYGWNVVESSWSGPQAYAARGDNPPPLTKMNGWVQKDVAREILAAAGQDLDELSAAAKTEDFQAVELGMTASTSFENDFRTFSSQNVIGVLPGLEAPDEYIIHTAHWDHLGRCTPAPDGDDICNGAVDNATGTAALVALAEAHVKAGAPRRSLVFLAVTAEESGLLGAYYYAANPVFPLDQTVGGINMDAFLVAGPSQDVTVVGPGKSQLDEFLNAALEADGRTPTPNPNPEAGYYYRSDHFAFAKEGVPMLYVDGGEDLVEGGREAGAALAEEYRANRYHGPKDEFDENWDWSGVMQDLQLFYRIGRMMAMSTSWPNWNDGDEFRAIRDESCASADSGC; encoded by the coding sequence ATGATTAGACGCGCAATGGCGCTTGGCGCCGCCGCGCTCGCGCTCGCGGGATGCGATGCGATGATGGGCACCGGCGAGGAAGCACCTTCGCTCGACATTCCCGAGGTGGAAGCCGGCGAGCTTTCACAGGCCACCATGGTCGACATCACCCGCGAACTTTCAAGCGATGAATTCGAAGGCCGCATGCCGGGCACCAAGGGCGAGGAACTGACCGTCGCACTGCTGACCGAGCGTTTCGAAGCCGCAGGCCTTCAGCCGGGCAACGGAGACAGCTGGGTGCAGGAAGTCCCGCTGATTGAGATTACGGGCAAGAACTTCGCCCCGCTCACCATCACCAATGGCGAGACGGATCTGGTCTATGATTTTGGCTCGGAATGGGTCGGCGTGACCTATCAGGAGGAAGCGCGCACGCAGCTGGCCAACAGCGAGATGGTGTTCGTGGGATACGGCATCAACGCGCCAGAGCGTGGCTGGAACGATTATGAAGGCGTCGACGTCACCGGCAAGACCGTGGTGATCCTCGTCAACGACCCGGACTACGAGACCGAGGGGCTCGAAGGCACTTTCAACGGCCGCGCGATGACGTTTTACGGGCGCTGGACCTACAAGTATGAAGAGGCCGCTAGGCAGGGCGCTGCCGCTGCGATCATCGTCCACGATACCGAACCGGCAAGCTATGGCTGGAACGTGGTCGAAAGCTCGTGGTCTGGCCCGCAGGCCTATGCCGCGCGCGGCGACAACCCGCCGCCGCTCACCAAGATGAATGGCTGGGTCCAGAAAGATGTTGCGCGCGAAATCCTTGCGGCAGCGGGACAGGATCTCGACGAGCTGTCGGCAGCCGCCAAGACCGAGGATTTCCAGGCGGTCGAACTTGGCATGACTGCCTCGACCAGCTTCGAGAACGATTTCCGCACCTTTAGCTCGCAGAACGTGATCGGCGTGCTGCCCGGTCTCGAGGCTCCCGATGAATACATCATCCACACCGCGCACTGGGACCATCTTGGTCGCTGCACACCAGCGCCTGATGGCGACGACATCTGCAACGGAGCGGTCGATAATGCGACCGGAACCGCGGCTCTCGTCGCGCTGGCGGAAGCGCATGTTAAAGCGGGCGCGCCTCGTCGCAGTCTGGTCTTCCTCGCGGTAACTGCGGAAGAATCGGGTCTGCTCGGCGCATATTACTATGCCGCAAACCCCGTCTTCCCGCTCGACCAGACCGTTGGCGGCATCAACATGGACGCGTTTCTCGTCGCAGGGCCATCGCAAGATGTGACCGTGGTCGGTCCCGGCAAATCGCAGCTTGACGAGTTCCTCAACGCCGCACTCGAAGCCGACGGCCGCACGCCCACGCCCAACCCGAACCCTGAGGCAGGCTATTACTATCGCTCAGACCACTTTGCCTTCGCCAAGGAGGGCGTTCCCATGCTCTATGTCGATGGCGGCGAGGACCTGGTCGAAGGTGGCCGCGAAGCCGGCGCTGCGTTGGCGGAAGAATACCGCGCCAACCGCTATCACGGGCCAAAGGACGAGTTCGACGAAAACTGGGACTGGTCGGGCGTGATGCAGGACCTTCAACTGTTCTATCGAATTGGCCGGATGATGGCGATGAGCACCAGCTGGCCGAACTGGAACGATGGCGACGAATTCCGGGCAATCCGCGATGAAAGCTGCGCCAGCGCGGATAGCGGTTGCTGA
- the thrS gene encoding threonine--tRNA ligase — translation MTELLKISLPDGSVREMEAGSTPADVAAAIGPGLAKAAIAARVNGEVRDINRPFDCDSELALITSKDEADALELARHDFAHILAEAVQALYPGTQITFGPATDDGFYYDVMAPPSREPFSMDDLPAIEEKMREIIRADKPLRREVWSRQQLIDKWETEGEAFKAEWARELPENEELTVYWSGDDWLDMCRGPHLASTGKLDPQAFKLMRVAGAYWRGDQRNAQLTRIYGTGWLNKKQLNQHLMRLEEAAKRDHRKLGREMDLFHLQEEAHGSVFWHPKGYRIWRELEAYMRRKMDGAGYREIKTPQLMDVRQWTASGHWGKYAENMFAVPDIVPEVDDTGAAAEAPKVADDAEWMAIKPMNCPAHVLVFKQGITSYRDLPIRLGEMGCCHRNEPHGALHGLMRVRQFTQDDAHIFCTEDQVVEEVRSFCKLAADVYKDFGFTFAIKLALRPEKRLGSDEDWDKAEQELRDAVREAGMMNEEYGWEELPGEGAFYAPKLEWHLTDAIGRTWQVGTIQGDRVLPDRLDATYVGEDGEKHRPVMLHRAIFGSYERFIGILIEHYAGRLPSWLSPIQAVVATIVSDADDYANEAVAKLQAAGIRVEADTRNEKINYKVREHSLAKVPHLLVVGKREAEEGTVAIRTLGEKEQRVMSLDEAIAMLTEAATPPDLRD, via the coding sequence ATGACCGAATTGCTCAAGATCAGCCTGCCCGATGGATCGGTGCGCGAAATGGAAGCTGGCTCGACGCCTGCCGACGTGGCCGCCGCGATTGGGCCAGGCCTCGCTAAGGCTGCGATTGCCGCGCGCGTAAACGGCGAGGTGCGCGACATCAATCGACCGTTCGACTGCGACAGCGAACTTGCGCTCATCACCTCGAAGGATGAGGCGGACGCGCTTGAACTTGCGCGCCACGATTTCGCGCACATCCTGGCCGAAGCGGTCCAGGCGCTTTATCCGGGCACGCAGATCACCTTCGGTCCTGCGACCGACGATGGCTTCTATTACGATGTCATGGCCCCGCCTTCGCGCGAGCCGTTCAGCATGGATGATCTCCCCGCGATCGAGGAAAAGATGCGCGAGATCATCAGGGCCGACAAGCCATTGAGGCGAGAGGTCTGGTCGCGCCAGCAGCTGATCGACAAATGGGAAACGGAGGGCGAGGCGTTCAAGGCCGAGTGGGCCAGGGAACTGCCCGAAAACGAGGAACTGACGGTCTACTGGTCGGGCGATGACTGGCTCGACATGTGCCGCGGTCCCCACCTTGCCTCCACCGGCAAGCTCGACCCCCAGGCGTTCAAGCTGATGCGGGTTGCAGGCGCTTACTGGCGCGGCGATCAGCGCAATGCGCAATTGACGCGCATTTACGGCACCGGCTGGCTTAACAAAAAACAGCTCAACCAGCACCTCATGCGGCTTGAGGAAGCGGCCAAGCGCGACCACCGCAAGCTCGGCCGCGAAATGGACCTGTTCCACCTCCAGGAAGAGGCGCATGGCAGCGTCTTCTGGCACCCCAAGGGCTATCGCATCTGGCGCGAGCTTGAGGCCTATATGCGCCGCAAGATGGACGGCGCAGGCTATCGCGAGATCAAGACGCCGCAGCTGATGGATGTACGCCAGTGGACCGCCTCGGGCCACTGGGGCAAGTATGCCGAGAACATGTTCGCAGTCCCCGACATCGTGCCTGAGGTCGACGATACGGGCGCGGCGGCGGAGGCTCCCAAGGTCGCCGACGATGCGGAGTGGATGGCGATCAAGCCGATGAACTGCCCGGCGCACGTTCTCGTCTTCAAGCAGGGCATCACGTCTTATCGCGACCTGCCGATCCGCCTTGGCGAAATGGGCTGCTGCCACCGCAACGAGCCGCATGGTGCGCTCCACGGGCTGATGCGCGTGCGCCAGTTCACGCAGGACGATGCGCACATCTTCTGCACCGAGGATCAGGTGGTTGAAGAGGTCCGCTCCTTCTGCAAGCTGGCCGCCGACGTTTACAAGGACTTCGGCTTCACCTTCGCGATCAAGCTCGCACTGCGCCCGGAGAAGCGGCTCGGTTCCGACGAGGACTGGGACAAGGCCGAGCAGGAACTCCGCGATGCCGTGCGTGAAGCCGGTATGATGAACGAGGAATATGGCTGGGAGGAACTCCCTGGCGAAGGCGCGTTTTATGCGCCCAAGCTCGAATGGCACCTCACCGACGCAATCGGGCGGACCTGGCAGGTCGGCACGATCCAGGGCGACCGCGTGCTGCCCGACCGGCTCGATGCGACTTACGTGGGCGAGGACGGCGAAAAGCACCGCCCGGTGATGCTCCACCGCGCGATCTTCGGTTCCTATGAGCGCTTCATCGGCATTCTGATCGAACACTATGCCGGCCGCCTGCCGAGCTGGCTTTCGCCGATACAGGCGGTGGTCGCAACCATCGTCTCGGACGCGGACGACTACGCGAACGAGGCGGTAGCCAAGCTGCAGGCGGCGGGCATCCGGGTCGAGGCCGATACGCGCAACGAGAAGATCAACTACAAGGTTCGCGAGCATTCGCTTGCCAAGGTTCCGCACCTGCTGGTCGTCGGCAAGCGTGAGGCCGAGGAAGGCACCGTTGCTATCCGCACTCTCGGCGAGAAAGAACAGCGCGTCATGAGCCTCGATGAAGCCATCGCGATGTTGACCGAGGCTGCGACCCCACCCGATCTGCGCGACTAG
- a CDS encoding sulfite exporter TauE/SafE family protein, producing the protein MELIAEFLAGFTSVQIAIAVAATLGAAFIRGLTGFGFGILLVPILALALTPVQAVLAINIMAGLLALTEIRLILREAERSALTIGVLVVLFTAPGLLALDATPQDIARLLIALIALSAFFAILLPKRGAQAPGPVTTGAVGISAGLLTGFAAMPGPPVVPYFVGRDIPRMTAKASMIGIFGLAALAGIGSGAAIGVLEWRTIALGLVLFPLVLLGNWVGSLAFGKVSDPVWRACVGVVLGAAALAALIKLI; encoded by the coding sequence TTGGAGCTGATCGCGGAATTTCTGGCCGGCTTTACCTCGGTCCAGATCGCGATCGCCGTCGCGGCGACGCTTGGAGCGGCATTCATTCGCGGGCTGACGGGGTTTGGCTTTGGCATATTGCTTGTGCCGATCCTCGCTCTCGCTTTGACGCCGGTGCAGGCGGTGCTGGCGATCAACATCATGGCAGGGCTGCTTGCGCTGACCGAGATCCGGCTGATCCTGCGAGAGGCCGAGCGCTCGGCGCTCACCATCGGGGTGCTGGTGGTGCTGTTCACCGCGCCCGGCCTGCTGGCGCTTGATGCAACGCCTCAGGACATCGCGCGGCTGCTGATTGCACTGATCGCGCTTTCCGCATTCTTCGCAATCCTGCTGCCCAAACGCGGGGCGCAGGCGCCGGGTCCGGTGACAACCGGGGCGGTGGGCATATCGGCAGGACTGCTCACAGGTTTTGCGGCCATGCCCGGCCCACCGGTCGTTCCCTATTTTGTCGGAAGAGACATCCCGCGCATGACGGCCAAAGCCTCAATGATCGGCATCTTCGGCCTCGCGGCGCTGGCCGGCATCGGATCGGGGGCAGCGATAGGGGTGCTTGAATGGCGCACCATTGCTCTTGGCCTCGTGCTGTTCCCGCTCGTGCTGTTGGGCAACTGGGTAGGCAGCCTCGCTTTCGGCAAGGTCAGCGATCCGGTCTGGCGTGCCTGTGTGGGCGTGGTGCTGGGGGCCGCAGCCCTCGCTGCGCTGATCAAGCTGATCTAG
- a CDS encoding LLM class flavin-dependent oxidoreductase, whose protein sequence is MTEFSVLDLVPVREGGSVGEALQASTSLGRKAEELGCKRFWVAEHHAMEGIAGGATSVVLAHIGNATRHIRIGSGGIMLPNHTPFQIAEQFGTLDALFPGRIDLGLGRAPGAGPELQRALRKNLQQASEYFPQDVVELRALLTGDVELPVKATPGLGASVEFWMLGSSLFGAQLAARLGMPYAFAAHFAPDHLDEALDLYRRNFQPSDALSEPRVMVAMNVFAADTDEEARTIASSQQQAFVALRSGNPGKLQPPIADYPSTLPAPHRAMLDHVGQASAVGSRTTVRDEIERFIKRTAADEIILCGSTYDPAERETSLEITIEACAAVAA, encoded by the coding sequence ATGACCGAATTTTCCGTGCTTGACCTTGTGCCAGTCCGCGAGGGCGGAAGCGTAGGGGAGGCGTTGCAAGCGAGCACCTCGCTCGGTCGCAAGGCGGAAGAATTGGGCTGCAAAAGGTTCTGGGTTGCGGAGCATCATGCGATGGAAGGGATCGCGGGCGGGGCAACCTCTGTCGTGCTCGCGCATATCGGCAACGCCACCCGCCACATCCGCATAGGCTCGGGCGGGATCATGCTTCCCAATCACACGCCTTTCCAGATCGCCGAACAGTTTGGGACACTCGACGCATTGTTCCCCGGTCGCATCGACCTTGGCCTTGGCAGAGCGCCCGGCGCAGGCCCCGAGCTCCAGCGCGCGCTGCGCAAGAATCTTCAACAGGCTTCCGAATATTTCCCTCAGGATGTGGTGGAGCTGCGCGCGTTGCTGACAGGCGATGTTGAATTACCGGTAAAGGCCACGCCAGGCCTTGGCGCATCGGTCGAATTCTGGATGCTGGGTTCGAGCCTGTTTGGTGCGCAACTGGCCGCCAGACTGGGCATGCCGTATGCATTCGCCGCGCACTTCGCACCTGATCATCTCGACGAAGCGCTCGATTTGTATCGACGCAATTTTCAGCCTTCCGATGCCCTGAGCGAGCCGCGTGTCATGGTCGCGATGAATGTTTTTGCCGCCGATACGGATGAGGAAGCCCGGACCATTGCATCCAGCCAGCAGCAGGCCTTCGTTGCGCTGCGCAGCGGCAATCCCGGCAAACTTCAGCCTCCTATCGCGGACTATCCCTCGACGTTGCCCGCACCTCACCGCGCTATGCTAGACCATGTGGGTCAGGCCTCGGCAGTCGGAAGCCGCACGACAGTGAGGGATGAGATCGAGCGCTTCATCAAGCGCACTGCGGCGGACGAGATCATCTTGTGCGGATCGACCTACGATCCGGCGGAGCGCGAGACTTCGCTTGAGATTACGATCGAGGCTTGCGCAGCCGTAGCGGCATAA
- a CDS encoding sulfite exporter TauE/SafE family protein, with amino-acid sequence MFGFSPEAIIVALVAATAAGFVRGLAGFGLSVILVPVLQLAIAPSSAVLVGIVSLFLIGLTDIGRIRRDADPSAVPITLIALASMPLGLWALVALPPDWARVMIAAVSLGAFVLVIVPLGTVVLPRRPAMAISGLATGFFGGFAGMPGPGMAPFYLRGRLEPASARASMMAIFVVLTPLSAVFFIVLGIGSWREAAFALALFPAVLIGDWLGHKAYGRVTARQWQVSTALVLGAAAFGAGWKLL; translated from the coding sequence ATGTTCGGTTTTTCTCCCGAAGCGATCATCGTAGCTCTCGTCGCAGCCACAGCGGCGGGATTTGTGCGCGGACTTGCAGGATTTGGCCTCTCGGTCATCCTCGTTCCGGTGCTGCAACTGGCGATCGCTCCATCCTCCGCAGTCCTGGTCGGGATCGTCTCCTTGTTTCTGATCGGGCTCACCGACATTGGCCGTATCCGCAGAGATGCCGATCCCTCGGCTGTGCCCATCACGCTGATCGCCCTTGCATCCATGCCGCTGGGCCTTTGGGCTCTGGTCGCCTTGCCGCCTGACTGGGCGCGAGTGATGATCGCGGCGGTGTCGCTCGGTGCATTTGTCCTTGTGATCGTTCCGCTCGGCACCGTCGTTTTGCCGCGCAGGCCAGCGATGGCTATCTCCGGTCTGGCGACAGGGTTCTTCGGAGGGTTCGCAGGCATGCCCGGTCCGGGGATGGCACCGTTCTACTTGAGAGGTCGGCTCGAGCCAGCGAGCGCGCGTGCCTCCATGATGGCGATATTCGTCGTGCTGACCCCGCTATCTGCGGTCTTCTTCATTGTGCTTGGTATCGGTTCGTGGCGCGAAGCGGCCTTTGCACTCGCACTCTTTCCTGCTGTCCTCATCGGCGACTGGCTGGGTCACAAGGCCTATGGACGCGTGACCGCGCGCCAATGGCAGGTATCAACAGCGCTGGTGCTGGGAGCAGCCGCGTTCGGTGCGGGCTGGAAGCTTCTTTAG
- a CDS encoding tetratricopeptide repeat protein — translation MALLPSLLVLALQVGPNPNAGALPGVPDELLNRPPRPGEESAAQSPESAWLAACLEQVTVDPARAHTLAQLRRNETTSTNRILANHCLGLAATELSLWNDAITAFKAARDETPDEEMSARARFGTMAGNAALASGDIGGARAILEAAKRDAQISASAELQSIAATDLARTLVELGESDAALAELETAITLSPDRAEGWLLKATLLRRLERLDEAQLAIERAGQIAPTDPQIGLEAGVIAVLAGRDEAARASWQSVIDIAPGDPAALSAQDYLSQLGPPPTATSPQEPS, via the coding sequence GTGGCATTACTTCCCTCACTCCTCGTTCTCGCGCTTCAAGTCGGGCCGAATCCCAATGCCGGGGCATTGCCCGGTGTACCTGATGAATTGCTCAACCGGCCCCCTCGTCCTGGCGAAGAGAGTGCAGCGCAATCGCCCGAAAGCGCTTGGCTCGCAGCGTGCCTTGAGCAAGTCACCGTAGATCCCGCACGCGCGCACACGCTTGCTCAATTGCGGCGCAATGAAACCACGTCAACCAATCGCATCCTCGCCAATCATTGCCTTGGTCTGGCCGCAACCGAATTGTCTTTATGGAACGATGCGATCACCGCATTCAAAGCCGCCCGTGACGAAACGCCTGACGAGGAGATGAGCGCGCGCGCACGTTTCGGGACGATGGCAGGCAATGCAGCGCTGGCGAGCGGCGATATCGGCGGCGCAAGAGCGATCCTGGAAGCAGCCAAACGCGACGCGCAAATCTCTGCTTCTGCTGAATTGCAGTCTATCGCCGCGACCGACCTTGCGAGGACACTCGTTGAGCTTGGCGAAAGCGATGCAGCGCTCGCCGAGCTTGAAACCGCGATCACGTTATCACCCGACAGGGCCGAGGGCTGGCTGCTCAAGGCAACCCTGCTGCGTCGTCTGGAGCGGCTTGACGAGGCGCAGCTCGCGATTGAGCGCGCGGGACAGATTGCCCCCACCGATCCGCAGATCGGTCTGGAAGCGGGAGTCATCGCGGTCCTTGCAGGCAGAGACGAAGCGGCACGGGCAAGCTGGCAATCGGTCATCGATATCGCGCCCGGTGATCCGGCGGCTTTGTCCGCGCAGGACTACCTGTCGCAGCTGGGCCCGCCGCCGACAGCCACTTCGCCGCAGGAGCCATCATGA
- a CDS encoding alkaline phosphatase: MIKTEPAGQPARPTDQSAMAVSRRGIFALAGATAAIAATPATARTFGTGFTHSVASGEPQSDSVLLWTRYVGDAETRLEWQVSEAADFSNVAAEGQVTASPDRDFCAKAMASGLAQDRWYFYRFVAPDGSMSPVGRTRTLPQGPTPSFKLAVFSCSNFGFGWFNAYAHAAEANDCDLAVHLGDYIYEYGGGTYPDASNRHPERSLMPETEIVALADYRLRYATYRKDPDLQRLHQVLPMIAVWDDHESTNDSWKDGAQNHQPETEGEWSVRKAVAKRVYREWMPVSDEPYGAYDIGDLATLFRLDTRLEGREEQFSIGKVIEGQEDPQAMIAALAAFREAEYANPERQLLGAAQEEWLAGALQSSKARGATWQVLVQQVLMGKLSSPRGMLDLIGDSLPEYARRRLIASSLAAEAGLPLNMDAWDGYPAARDRVFESALAADANLLVLAGDTHNGWAFNLGHANENVGVEIGVCSVSSPGFESYLSAIPPETLAAAVVATNKELHWADTSQRGYMTVELTPGAATTEYRFVSGIRQRSTQLAGTKRITTQAGSNTITG; this comes from the coding sequence ATGATCAAGACCGAACCCGCTGGACAGCCCGCTCGCCCGACCGATCAATCCGCCATGGCAGTCTCGCGCCGCGGCATTTTCGCGCTTGCTGGCGCAACGGCGGCGATTGCGGCCACACCGGCGACAGCGCGAACATTCGGGACAGGGTTCACGCATTCTGTGGCGAGCGGCGAACCGCAATCCGACAGCGTCCTTTTGTGGACGCGCTACGTCGGAGACGCTGAAACCAGGCTCGAGTGGCAGGTTAGCGAGGCTGCCGACTTTTCAAACGTAGCAGCCGAAGGGCAGGTCACGGCCAGCCCCGATCGCGACTTCTGTGCCAAGGCAATGGCGAGCGGCCTTGCCCAAGACCGGTGGTATTTCTACCGCTTTGTTGCGCCCGACGGCTCGATGTCGCCGGTCGGTCGCACGCGCACTTTGCCGCAAGGGCCGACGCCCTCCTTCAAGCTTGCAGTTTTCTCTTGCTCGAATTTCGGGTTCGGCTGGTTCAATGCCTATGCGCATGCCGCCGAAGCGAATGATTGCGACCTCGCAGTGCATCTCGGCGACTATATCTACGAATATGGCGGCGGGACTTACCCCGATGCGAGTAATCGCCACCCCGAGCGCAGCCTGATGCCCGAGACCGAGATTGTCGCGCTGGCCGATTACCGGCTGCGCTACGCGACTTATCGCAAGGATCCCGACTTGCAGCGGCTGCACCAGGTCCTTCCGATGATCGCTGTCTGGGACGATCACGAGAGCACTAACGACAGTTGGAAAGATGGCGCTCAAAACCATCAGCCGGAAACTGAAGGCGAGTGGTCGGTTCGCAAGGCCGTGGCGAAGCGCGTCTATCGCGAATGGATGCCTGTCTCGGATGAGCCGTATGGCGCATACGATATCGGCGACCTTGCGACCCTGTTCCGACTCGATACCCGGCTCGAAGGGCGCGAGGAACAGTTCAGCATCGGCAAGGTAATCGAAGGGCAGGAAGATCCGCAGGCGATGATCGCTGCGCTCGCCGCCTTCCGCGAGGCCGAGTACGCCAATCCCGAACGCCAACTGCTCGGCGCCGCTCAGGAAGAATGGCTGGCCGGAGCCCTCCAGTCTTCAAAGGCGCGCGGGGCGACGTGGCAGGTCCTTGTGCAGCAGGTTTTGATGGGCAAGCTATCCTCGCCTCGCGGAATGCTGGATCTGATCGGTGACAGCCTGCCGGAATATGCGCGCCGTCGCCTGATCGCATCGTCCCTCGCAGCCGAGGCGGGACTGCCGCTCAACATGGATGCATGGGACGGATATCCCGCCGCGCGAGACCGCGTGTTCGAAAGCGCTCTGGCGGCTGATGCAAACCTGCTCGTGCTTGCCGGTGACACGCATAATGGCTGGGCATTCAACCTCGGTCATGCGAATGAGAATGTGGGCGTGGAGATCGGTGTCTGTTCCGTCAGTTCACCAGGATTCGAAAGTTACCTGTCGGCCATACCGCCTGAAACTCTGGCTGCTGCGGTGGTTGCGACGAACAAGGAACTCCATTGGGCTGACACGTCGCAACGCGGCTATATGACCGTCGAACTGACGCCCGGCGCAGCAACGACCGAGTACCGCTTTGTCTCGGGCATCCGTCAACGCTCAACCCAGCTGGCTGGAACCAAACGCATCACCACGCAGGCTGGCAGCAATACGATAACTGGCTGA